A genomic region of Cannabis sativa cultivar Pink pepper isolate KNU-18-1 chromosome 1, ASM2916894v1, whole genome shotgun sequence contains the following coding sequences:
- the LOC115706172 gene encoding palmitoyl-acyl carrier protein thioesterase, chloroplastic produces the protein MVATAATSAFFPAASPSPSPNTGSKGSKIGATNLGVPKSKSGSGSLRVKANAQAPPKINGTSVGLASSVEGMKSGDDMPSSHSHPRTFINQLPDWSMLLAAITTIFLAAEKQWMMLDWKPKRPDMLMDSFDLGRIVQDGLVFRQNFSIRSYEIGADRTASIETLMNHLQETALNHVKSAGLLGDGFGSTPEMTKKNLIWVVTKMQVVIDRYPTWGDVVQVDTWVSASGKNGMRRDWVIRDSGTGAILTRASSVWVMMNKLTRRLSKMPEEVRGEIEPYFWNFDPVVEEDGRKLTKLDDKTADFVRTGLTPRWSDLDINQHVNNVKYIGWILESAPLPVLESHELSSLTLEYRRECGRDSVLRSLTTVSDAGVGDLGTPGGVECQHLLQLENGGEIVRGRTEWRPKFANNLGSVGELPAEST, from the exons ATGGTTGCCACTGCTGCTACTTCGGCATTCTTTCCTGCTGCTTCCCCTTCCCCGTCTCCCAACACTGGCTCAAAGGGTTCCAAGATTGGAGCGACAAATTTAGGTGTACCCAAGTCAAAATCTGGTTCAGGCTCTTTGCGAGTCAAGGCAAATGCCCAAGCCCCGCCAAAAATCAATGGCACTTCTGTTGGTTTGGCTAGTTCTGTGGAAGGAATGAAGAGCGGGGACGACATGCCATCCTCTCATTCTCATCCGCGAACTTTTATTAACCAATTGCCTGATTGGAGTATGCTTCTTGCTGCTATTACGACAATCTTTTTAGCTGCTGAAAAGCAGTGGATGATGCTTGATTGGAAACCCAAACGGCCCGACATGCTTATGGACTCATTTGATTTAGGAAGAATTGTTCAGGATGGTCTTGTTTTCAGACAGAACTTTTCAATTAGATCATATGAAATAGGTGCCGATCGAACAGCTTCTATAGAGACGTTAATGAATCATTTACAG GAAACGGCACTTAATCATGTAAAGTCTGCTGGGCTTCTTGGTGATGGCTTTGGTTCAACACCGGAAATGACAAAGAAGAACTTAATATGGGTAGTCACTAAAATGCAAGTTGTGATAGATCGCTATCCGACTtg GGGTGATGTTGTTCAAGTGGACACTTGGGTGAGTGCATCTGGAAAAAATGGTATGCGTCGAGATTGGGTTATTCGTGATTCTGGAACTGGTGCAATCCTAACAAGAGCGTCCAG TGTTTGGGTGATGATGAATAAATTGACGAGGAGGTTATCAAAGATGCCTGAAGAAGTTAGAGGGGAAATAGAGCcttatttttggaattttgaTCCTGTTGTTGAAGAGGATGGTAGAAAGCTGACAAAGCTTGATGACAAGACAGCAGACTTTGTTCGTACTGGTTTAACT CCTAgatggagtgatttggatatcaACCAGCATGTTAACAATGTCAAATACATTGGCTGGATCCTCGAG AGTGCTCCGCTGCCAGTCCTGGAGAGTCACGAGCTCTCATCTCTGACTCTTGAGTACAGGAGGGAGTGCGGGAGGGACAGCGTGCTGCGGTCGCTGACCACTGTTTCTGATGCTGGTGTAGGAGATTTGGGAACTCCTGGCGGTGTTGAATGCCAGCACTTGCTTCAACTGGAGAATGGAGGGGAGATTGTGAGGGGAAGGACCGAGTGGAGGCCCAAGTTTGCCAACAATCTTGGATCGGTGGGTGAGCTTCCAGCAGAAAGCACTTAG